Within the Verrucomicrobiia bacterium genome, the region GTCCACCCTGATCGGACGGCTCCTGTACGATTCCAAAAACCTGATGGAGGATCAACTCGAGGCGCTCGAACGCTCCGCTGACATCACGGGCGGCGGACAGATCAACCTCGCCAACCTGACAGACGGCCTCCGCGCCGAACGGGAACAGGGCATCACGATTGACGTGGCATACCGCTATTTCGCAACGCCCAAGCGCAAGTTCATCGTCGCCGATACGCCCGGCCATGTGCAGTACACGCGCAACATGGTGACAGGCGCCTCCACTGCGAATCTTTCGGTGGTGTTGATTGATGCCCGCCAGGGCGTGATCGAACAGACGCGGCGCCACACGTATATCGCTGCGCTGCTCGGCATTCCGCATCTCGTGATTGCCGTCAACAAGATGGATCTCGTTGACTGGAGCGAGGAACGTTTTCTTGAAATCCGCGAAGAGGTTGAAAGTTTTCTGCCCAAGCTCGACGTTTTTCGTGACGTGAAGTTCATCCCGCTCAGCGCCCTCAACGGCGACAACGTGGTGGAACCCTCAACCCGCACTCCGTGGTTCGGCGGCCCGACATTGCTAAACCATCTGGAAACCGTTCACATCGCGAGCGACTGGAATCTCAGCACGTTCCGGTTTCCGGTGCAGTGGGTGAATCGCCCGAACAATCCCACGAACGCCCAGTTGCATGACTTCCGCGGCTTAAGTGGACAGATCGCGGCGGGCATCATCAAGCAAGGACAACAGGTCCTGATTCTTCCGAGTGGACTCAAAACTACGGTAAAAAGCATCTGGACCTACGAAGGCCCGACCGATGAAGCCTTCTCGCCGCAGTCCGTTACGCTGTGTCTCGAACACGATCTCGATGTCAGCCGCGGAGACACAATCGTCGGGCTGGAAAATCTTCCCGGCTTGAACTCCGATCTGCATGCGCGGGTTTGCTGGATGAACATCAGGCCTTTGCAGCAAGGAAAGAAATACCTGCTGAAGCATACGACCCAGACCGTGCAATGCATGATCACGAGCCTTGAAAGCCGGATCAATGTGTCCACGTTCGATGCTGAGCCGCAGCCGCGTGAATTGATCGTGAACGACATCGGCGTGGTTCGTCTCAAGACGTCCAAGCCTCTCGTTTACGACGGCTATTACAACAATCGCCTCACGGGTTCATTCATCCTGATTGAACCCGGCACGAATGCGACTGTTGCAGCTGGCATGCTCATGGCACCGAGCGAAAGCGTGAAAGTGGACGACGCGGACTTCGCGATCTGACCAAACGCTCAATGTCCAAACGGAGCGCCGACTTGCAGTCGTATCGGTTCTTCGCTCCCGTTTTGCTCGGCGCGCGGAATTCGTGAGCGCTGGTCCTCCCCGCACGGTCGAAATGCAACTCGCACTCTGCACCCGATCGGCGTTCCATCGTCGTAAGCCAACTGCAACTCGGCGCTCCGGCGCCGCAGTCCCGGCTTGACGTTTTTCCGCGATTGCGCTTGGAATTGCCCGCACCCACCACGTTCGTAAATCGGAAAGGTCCGTTATGCGCATCAATACTAACGTCCTGCCGCCGTCCATCACCCCGCATTCACATCACCGCAGTAATTGTTTATGTCCCTGGCTGCTGCCGGCCTTCCTGCTCGGCTGCGCGAGCATCCTGCCTGTGCACAGCCAGTTTGGACCTGGCATTCCCCTGGCACTGAACCACAACGCGGGCACTGACGCAGGCGATGACTTCTCGCCGCGAATCGCTTCCGACTCCAATGGCCATTGGGTATCGGTTTGGTCCTCGCGTGAAAACCTGGGCGGCACTGCCGGAGTCGACGCCGACATTTTCTACGCGACTTCGACGAACGGAATTCATTGGTCCGCAACTCGCACGCTCAATCTGAATGCAAATACCGACACGGGCGACGACTTCGCGCCGCAGATTCAGGTGGGCACGAATGGCTGGTGGATCGCCGTCTGGTCTTCGAACGAGAACGCCGGCGGCACCAATGGCACTGATCCGGATATCCTTTACGCGTTGTCCCCAGATCACGGAGTTACCTGGGTCGCCCCCCGCCCAATCAATACGGACGCG harbors:
- a CDS encoding GTP-binding protein; the protein is MPLSSHTIEILRFNTCGSVDDGKSTLIGRLLYDSKNLMEDQLEALERSADITGGGQINLANLTDGLRAEREQGITIDVAYRYFATPKRKFIVADTPGHVQYTRNMVTGASTANLSVVLIDARQGVIEQTRRHTYIAALLGIPHLVIAVNKMDLVDWSEERFLEIREEVESFLPKLDVFRDVKFIPLSALNGDNVVEPSTRTPWFGGPTLLNHLETVHIASDWNLSTFRFPVQWVNRPNNPTNAQLHDFRGLSGQIAAGIIKQGQQVLILPSGLKTTVKSIWTYEGPTDEAFSPQSVTLCLEHDLDVSRGDTIVGLENLPGLNSDLHARVCWMNIRPLQQGKKYLLKHTTQTVQCMITSLESRINVSTFDAEPQPRELIVNDIGVVRLKTSKPLVYDGYYNNRLTGSFILIEPGTNATVAAGMLMAPSESVKVDDADFAI